In Pseudoalteromonas marina, a genomic segment contains:
- the fliO gene encoding flagellar biosynthetic protein FliO, which produces MSAFFALTASVFTKTESVTPTGDLISMVLSLIVVLVLIVVLAIFVRKLNPNLANSDEFKVVRSLPLGSRERLMVVEIDNAQHLLGVTPHSINYLHKLESPLSEKEIPELAKQFSKLLNPKSKQNKKN; this is translated from the coding sequence ATGAGTGCCTTTTTTGCGCTAACAGCGTCTGTATTTACAAAAACAGAGTCAGTTACGCCTACGGGCGATTTAATTTCTATGGTGCTTTCGCTTATTGTGGTGCTAGTGCTCATTGTTGTTCTGGCTATTTTTGTAAGGAAACTTAATCCTAATTTGGCAAACAGTGATGAATTTAAAGTGGTTCGAAGTCTTCCCTTAGGCTCACGCGAACGCTTAATGGTGGTAGAAATTGATAATGCGCAGCATTTATTAGGCGTCACGCCGCACAGTATTAATTACCTTCATAAATTAGAATCACCACTGAGTGAAAAAGAAATCCCAGAACTTGCTAAGCAATTTAGTAAACTGTTAAACCCCAAATCGAAACAAAATAAAAAGAACTGA
- the fliP gene encoding flagellar type III secretion system pore protein FliP (The bacterial flagellar biogenesis protein FliP forms a type III secretion system (T3SS)-type pore required for flagellar assembly.): protein MTKWLLIIFAIVFVPSVSAEGIDALTITTNADGTQDYSVTLQVLAIMTALSFIPAAIIMMTSFTRIIVVLAILRQAIGLQQTPSNQVLLGMSLFLSIFIMAPIYQKVNDVAIEPYLSEQVTSVQALELAKEPMKAFMLSQVRLKDLETFAKIAGYDKLESPEETPLIVLIPAFVTSELQTAFIIGFMFFIPFLIVDLVVASVLMAMGMMMLSPMIVSLPFKIMLFVLVDGWSLVMGTLAKSFGLGT from the coding sequence ATGACTAAGTGGCTGCTAATTATTTTTGCCATTGTGTTTGTTCCAAGCGTAAGCGCTGAAGGTATTGATGCGCTTACTATCACAACAAACGCAGATGGCACACAAGATTACTCGGTGACATTGCAAGTTTTAGCCATTATGACGGCGCTGAGTTTTATTCCGGCAGCCATAATCATGATGACGTCTTTTACACGTATCATTGTTGTACTCGCAATTTTACGCCAAGCAATTGGTTTGCAGCAAACGCCCTCTAATCAAGTACTGTTGGGCATGTCTTTATTTTTAAGTATTTTTATCATGGCGCCTATTTACCAAAAGGTTAATGACGTAGCCATAGAGCCTTATTTGAGTGAGCAAGTTACGTCGGTACAAGCATTGGAGCTTGCAAAAGAGCCAATGAAAGCATTTATGCTCTCGCAGGTTCGTTTAAAAGACTTAGAAACATTTGCCAAAATAGCAGGCTACGACAAGCTAGAGTCACCTGAAGAAACTCCGCTTATAGTTCTTATACCCGCATTTGTAACAAGCGAACTGCAAACCGCGTTCATTATAGGATTCATGTTTTTTATACCTTTTTTAATCGTCGACTTAGTTGTTGCGTCTGTACTCATGGCTATGGGTATGATGATGCTCTCCCCCATGATTGTTTCCTTACCCTTTAAAATAATGCTGTTTGTACTTGTTGATGGCTGGAGCTTAGTGATGGGAACCCTCGCCAAAAGCTTTGGTTTAGGCACGTAG
- a CDS encoding flagellar biosynthetic protein FliQ encodes MEPEIFVDILSDALFLVIKLVSAIVVPGLIIGLVVAVFQAATSINEQTLSFLPRLLITISALIVGGHWFTQELMDFFTRLVLLIPEIAG; translated from the coding sequence ATGGAACCAGAAATTTTTGTTGATATTCTTAGCGATGCACTGTTTTTAGTTATTAAATTAGTATCGGCTATTGTTGTTCCAGGTTTAATTATTGGCCTAGTGGTGGCGGTGTTTCAAGCGGCTACGTCTATCAATGAACAAACGTTGAGTTTTTTACCGCGTTTGCTAATTACTATAAGTGCATTAATTGTTGGTGGTCACTGGTTTACACAAGAACTTATGGACTTTTTTACCCGGTTGGTGTTGCTCATTCCCGAAATTGCAGGTTAG
- the fliR gene encoding flagellar biosynthetic protein FliR yields the protein MEYPFSVVIQWLSDFLLPLVRISSMIMIMAGLGAKNVPTRIKLGLSVVVTLLVVPVLPPATFTNLFSFEMILVVIQQMLIGIAIGFASTLLLNTFVLAGQILAMQTGLGFASVIDPSNGASVPAVGQFFLILATLLFFVFNGHLMMIQMVVHSFEVLPIDGNWWSVDHYWDIVTWGGWMFTTALVLSLAPLTAMLVINISFGIMTRAAPQLNIFAIGFPFTLVAGLVIIWATLGNFILQFEFQWLKMIELMCTLVGCSP from the coding sequence GTGGAGTACCCGTTTTCAGTTGTCATTCAATGGTTGAGCGACTTTTTACTACCTTTGGTACGTATTAGTTCTATGATTATGATAATGGCGGGATTAGGCGCTAAAAATGTGCCAACACGTATAAAGCTGGGTTTATCAGTGGTCGTGACTCTTTTGGTTGTGCCTGTTCTTCCTCCAGCTACATTTACTAACTTGTTTTCGTTTGAAATGATTTTAGTGGTCATACAGCAAATGCTTATTGGAATAGCGATTGGCTTTGCTTCTACCTTGTTACTCAATACCTTCGTTTTGGCAGGTCAGATACTTGCTATGCAAACCGGTTTAGGTTTTGCCTCTGTCATTGACCCCTCAAATGGGGCCAGCGTTCCGGCTGTTGGTCAGTTTTTTCTTATTTTAGCAACACTATTATTTTTTGTATTCAATGGCCATTTAATGATGATACAGATGGTTGTACATAGTTTTGAAGTACTGCCAATTGATGGTAATTGGTGGTCAGTAGATCATTACTGGGATATTGTAACGTGGGGCGGTTGGATGTTTACAACGGCTTTAGTGCTCTCACTTGCACCATTGACGGCAATGCTAGTTATTAATATTTCATTTGGTATTATGACCCGTGCGGCGCCTCAGCTAAATATTTTTGCTATTGGTTTTCCATTCACCCTTGTTGCAGGGCTTGTCATTATTTGGGCAACACTGGGCAACTTCATCCTGCAATTTGAATTTCAGTGGCTTAAAATGATTGAACTAATGTGTACCTTAGTTGGTTGTTCACCTTAG
- the flhB gene encoding flagellar biosynthesis protein FlhB: MAEDSGQEKTEEPTGKKIEESKKKGQVARSKELGTMFVLIFSAISLLMYGPEIGKGLYNIMGRMLSLNRNETYDTTKMFAVWSSVADALIFPMAMFVFIILFAGIIGNTLLGGFNFSWQAAAPKASKMSPFKGFKRMFGPQAAVELTKAILKFLVVASFAFFLINTFFDEILHLSIESAPNNIIHALEILSWMFLALSCTLVIIAAIDAPYQSHTHHKQLKMTLQEVKDEYKNSEGDPQIKARIRQTQRQMSQKRMMQDVPDADVVVTNPTHYSVALKYDTERAGAPIVLAKGVDELAMQIRKVANGNDVPIVESPMLTRALYHTAEVGEQIPDQLFTAVAQVLAYVFQLKRFNKGRGKRPTKLNKKLPIPDAYRY, encoded by the coding sequence ATGGCTGAAGATTCAGGTCAAGAAAAAACAGAAGAACCCACAGGGAAAAAAATAGAAGAGTCTAAAAAGAAAGGGCAGGTTGCTCGTTCAAAAGAATTAGGCACTATGTTTGTTCTTATATTTTCAGCTATTTCATTGTTAATGTACGGCCCTGAAATTGGTAAGGGGTTATACAATATTATGGGCAGAATGCTCAGCCTTAATCGAAATGAAACCTACGATACCACTAAAATGTTTGCGGTTTGGTCCAGTGTTGCCGACGCGCTTATTTTTCCTATGGCTATGTTTGTATTCATTATTTTATTTGCAGGCATTATAGGTAATACTTTACTAGGTGGCTTTAATTTTAGTTGGCAAGCAGCCGCTCCTAAAGCAAGTAAAATGTCTCCATTTAAAGGCTTTAAACGCATGTTTGGCCCACAAGCTGCGGTAGAGCTTACTAAAGCTATTTTAAAGTTTTTAGTGGTCGCAAGTTTTGCCTTTTTTTTAATTAATACCTTTTTTGACGAAATATTACACTTAAGCATTGAGTCTGCACCTAATAATATTATCCATGCGCTCGAAATACTCTCGTGGATGTTTTTGGCATTGTCGTGCACATTGGTGATTATTGCAGCAATTGATGCTCCGTATCAAAGTCATACTCACCATAAGCAGTTAAAAATGACACTGCAAGAAGTAAAAGATGAGTACAAAAACTCTGAAGGTGACCCTCAAATAAAAGCGCGTATTAGGCAAACTCAGAGACAAATGTCTCAAAAAAGAATGATGCAAGACGTGCCCGATGCCGATGTAGTTGTTACCAACCCAACGCATTATTCTGTTGCTCTTAAATACGACACTGAGCGAGCAGGAGCACCTATAGTGCTTGCTAAAGGCGTGGATGAACTGGCTATGCAAATTCGAAAAGTGGCAAACGGTAATGATGTACCCATTGTTGAGTCGCCAATGCTTACTCGAGCGCTTTATCATACCGCAGAAGTAGGAGAACAAATTCCTGATCAACTGTTTACTGCCGTTGCACAGGTGCTAGCTTATGTTTTTCAGCTAAAACGCTTCAATAAAGGTCGCGGAAAACGCCCGACTAAGCTTAATAAAAAGCTCCCCATTCCTGATGCCTACAGGTATTAA
- the flhA gene encoding flagellar biosynthesis protein FlhA, whose amino-acid sequence MSFKAVLQQLNADKKEYAKGVGTPLLVLAALGMVILPLPPFLLDILFSFNIALALVVLLVTVYTMKPVEFGMFPAVLLIATIMRLALNVASTRVVLLEGHNGGDAAGKVIEAFGSVVIGGNYAVGLVVFLILIIINFVVITKGAGRISEVSARFTLDAMPGKQMAIDADLNAGFISAEQARDRREEVTREADFYGSMDGASKFVKGDAIAGIVILIINIVGGLFVGMIQHDLSFGQAMEVYTLLTIGDGLVAQLPSLLLSIGTAIVVTRQNESLNMGDQFKKQLGNEKSLFIASGILITMGLVPGMPHLAFLSLGALLGYLAYYTQQSKLKVAAAEAEAAANGTAGTGVANKQEQKELGWDDVQQVDVIGLEVGYRLIPLVDQSQGGELLNRIKGVRKKLSQELGFLVPPVHIRDNLELDPNAYRITLMGVSTGEGELKHGDELAINPGQVFGPIKGVETKDPAFGLDAVWIKPDQKDEAQSLGYTVVDSATVVATHISQLLTNSAALLLGHEEVQNLLDMLGKSHPRLVEGLVPDVLPLTVIVKVLQNLLNEGVAIRDMRSIVQTLVEYGPRSQDPDVLTAAVRISLRRLIVQDAVGMSSEIPVITLAPELEQMLHQSLQNAGDEGAGIEPGLAERLQVSLNEAHQNQEMSGEPSILLTSGMLRTVLSRFVKYTIPGLRVMSYQEVPDERQIKIVSSVGQQ is encoded by the coding sequence ATGAGTTTTAAAGCGGTATTACAACAACTTAATGCAGATAAAAAAGAATATGCAAAAGGCGTAGGTACGCCTTTGCTTGTGCTTGCAGCTTTGGGAATGGTCATTTTACCGTTACCGCCATTTTTACTTGATATCCTTTTTTCATTCAATATTGCGTTAGCGTTGGTGGTACTACTCGTCACCGTTTACACCATGAAACCCGTTGAGTTTGGTATGTTTCCGGCCGTGTTGCTTATCGCCACAATTATGCGCTTAGCACTCAACGTAGCCAGTACACGAGTTGTACTTTTAGAGGGACATAATGGTGGAGATGCTGCGGGGAAGGTAATAGAAGCCTTTGGCTCTGTTGTTATTGGCGGTAATTATGCTGTTGGTTTAGTGGTGTTTTTAATTCTGATTATTATTAACTTTGTAGTAATCACAAAAGGTGCGGGTCGTATTTCTGAGGTATCTGCACGTTTTACACTTGATGCAATGCCTGGTAAGCAAATGGCAATTGACGCTGATTTAAACGCAGGGTTTATTAGTGCCGAGCAAGCGCGCGATCGCCGAGAAGAAGTAACCCGCGAGGCCGATTTTTATGGTTCAATGGATGGTGCAAGTAAGTTTGTAAAAGGTGATGCTATTGCGGGTATCGTCATTTTAATTATTAACATTGTTGGTGGCTTATTTGTCGGCATGATCCAGCATGACTTAAGCTTTGGCCAAGCTATGGAAGTTTACACACTCCTTACGATTGGTGATGGCTTGGTGGCTCAGCTCCCCTCATTACTACTATCAATTGGTACCGCAATTGTAGTAACACGCCAAAACGAGTCTCTCAATATGGGCGACCAGTTTAAGAAACAACTTGGCAACGAAAAATCTTTATTTATAGCCTCTGGCATATTAATTACCATGGGCTTAGTGCCTGGCATGCCTCATTTAGCATTTTTAAGCCTAGGTGCATTATTAGGTTATTTAGCTTATTACACTCAACAAAGTAAATTAAAAGTGGCTGCAGCAGAAGCCGAGGCTGCTGCAAATGGAACTGCTGGTACGGGTGTTGCCAACAAGCAAGAGCAAAAAGAACTAGGCTGGGACGACGTTCAGCAAGTAGATGTAATTGGCTTAGAAGTGGGTTATAGATTAATTCCTTTGGTTGACCAGTCTCAAGGCGGAGAGCTACTAAATCGTATTAAGGGAGTACGTAAAAAGCTTTCTCAAGAGCTGGGTTTTTTAGTTCCACCCGTACATATTCGCGATAACTTAGAGCTTGATCCTAATGCATACAGAATTACGCTTATGGGGGTATCTACCGGTGAAGGTGAACTCAAGCATGGTGATGAGTTGGCAATAAATCCAGGTCAAGTATTTGGGCCAATTAAAGGGGTCGAAACTAAAGACCCTGCTTTTGGGCTTGATGCGGTATGGATAAAACCAGATCAAAAAGACGAAGCGCAATCGCTAGGCTATACCGTGGTAGATTCAGCGACAGTTGTGGCTACACACATTAGCCAGTTGCTTACTAACAGCGCAGCATTGCTTTTAGGTCACGAGGAAGTACAGAACTTATTAGATATGTTAGGTAAAAGCCACCCTCGCTTAGTTGAAGGTTTAGTCCCTGACGTATTACCGTTAACTGTGATTGTAAAAGTACTACAAAATCTACTTAATGAAGGCGTTGCAATTCGTGATATGCGCTCAATTGTACAAACCCTTGTTGAGTATGGGCCACGTAGTCAAGACCCTGATGTGCTAACGGCTGCAGTACGTATTTCATTACGTCGATTAATCGTTCAAGACGCTGTAGGCATGTCTTCAGAAATCCCTGTCATAACCTTGGCGCCTGAGTTGGAACAGATGTTGCATCAGTCACTGCAAAATGCAGGCGACGAAGGTGCCGGTATAGAACCAGGACTTGCAGAGCGACTTCAAGTGTCACTAAATGAAGCGCATCAAAATCAAGAAATGTCCGGTGAACCTTCAATATTGCTAACGTCGGGAATGTTACGCACTGTGTTATCTCGTTTTGTTAAGTACACCATCCCGGGTTTAAGGGTGATGTCTTATCAAGAGGTACCAGATGAAAGACAGATCAAGATAGTCAGCTCTGTTGGCCAACAATAA
- the flhF gene encoding flagellar biosynthesis protein FlhF gives MKIKRFFAKDMRTVLKEVKDELGVDAVIMSNKKLANGVEIVAAVDYDKAAPKKEQALSTPAQSSTKTQPVHNFVKPEPLRAKPEPQAKVADSLQALLERQAPRPRSAELASMFSQSGIDTTDNYQEPVQEQRPRPMFTNERQASARPQTQADSLGFDDLESGFDDLDSPVTPRQETKHTESEQISSMRDEMNAIRQLLEHQVSGLMQQDMARRDPTRACMIDRLVGMGIDKDVAEQMACFVPDDVSRQQGWKALLTMVEDQMQTTNNEILRQGGVYALVGPTGVGKTTTVAKLAALGAQKYGADKVALITTDTYRIGAYEQLATYGRIIGCGVKQVKDANELAEVLYHLRNKRLVLIDTAGMSQRDLRLTEQLNTLMRNQRVDIRSYLVLSATSQIHVLQETVRHFKKVQLSGCIFTKLDESLSLGEIISIAIQNRLPIGYLTNGQRVPEDIRVANAEKLVKKAEQLYLKRAKAQHSRHQAVAPSTVGMYD, from the coding sequence ATGAAAATAAAACGTTTTTTTGCTAAAGATATGCGCACAGTACTTAAAGAAGTTAAAGACGAATTAGGTGTTGATGCGGTTATTATGTCAAATAAAAAACTAGCTAACGGTGTAGAAATTGTAGCAGCAGTAGATTATGACAAAGCAGCCCCTAAAAAAGAGCAGGCACTTAGCACTCCAGCACAAAGCTCAACAAAAACACAGCCAGTGCATAATTTTGTAAAACCAGAGCCTCTTCGCGCTAAACCAGAGCCACAAGCGAAAGTAGCCGATAGTCTTCAGGCATTATTAGAGCGTCAAGCCCCACGCCCTCGTTCTGCAGAATTGGCTTCTATGTTTTCTCAATCAGGTATTGATACTACAGACAACTACCAAGAGCCAGTTCAAGAGCAGCGTCCTCGTCCTATGTTCACTAATGAACGTCAAGCTTCAGCGCGTCCGCAAACACAAGCAGACAGCCTTGGATTTGATGATTTAGAAAGTGGTTTTGATGATCTTGACAGTCCAGTGACACCTCGCCAAGAAACTAAGCATACTGAAAGTGAGCAAATTTCGTCAATGCGTGACGAAATGAATGCCATTCGTCAATTGTTAGAACATCAAGTGTCAGGGCTTATGCAACAAGACATGGCAAGACGCGATCCTACTCGTGCATGCATGATTGATCGTTTAGTCGGTATGGGAATAGATAAAGATGTTGCTGAGCAAATGGCGTGCTTTGTTCCTGACGATGTATCTCGCCAGCAAGGTTGGAAAGCACTTTTAACAATGGTTGAAGATCAGATGCAGACAACCAACAACGAGATTTTACGTCAAGGCGGTGTATACGCCTTAGTCGGCCCAACGGGTGTTGGCAAAACAACAACCGTTGCTAAATTAGCTGCACTTGGCGCACAAAAATACGGTGCAGACAAAGTCGCTTTAATCACAACAGACACATACAGAATTGGTGCTTATGAGCAACTCGCCACTTATGGCCGAATTATAGGTTGTGGTGTAAAGCAAGTAAAAGATGCTAATGAATTAGCTGAAGTTTTATATCATTTACGAAATAAACGACTAGTATTAATTGATACTGCGGGTATGAGCCAACGCGACTTGCGCTTAACAGAGCAACTTAATACGCTAATGCGTAATCAGCGTGTTGATATTCGCAGTTATTTAGTGCTCAGCGCAACATCGCAAATACATGTGTTGCAAGAAACCGTTAGGCACTTTAAAAAAGTGCAGTTAAGTGGTTGTATATTCACCAAATTAGACGAATCTTTAAGTTTAGGTGAGATTATTAGTATAGCGATTCAAAATCGCCTTCCAATAGGGTATCTTACTAACGGTCAACGAGTACCAGAAGATATTCGAGTTGCAAATGCTGAAAAACTAGTTAAAAAGGCTGAGCAACTCTATTTAAAAAGAGCAAAAGCACAACATTCAAGGCACCAAGCAGTGGCGCCAAGCACAGTAGGGATGTATGATTAA